The DNA region CTTCTGTGTATTTGGTATGCAGAAAGATAACCTGTAATAGAAAgacaaattgttatttttaaggTAGCCATTTTTATTTATAGACTATCTTTCTCTTTTGATGAATAGTTCGGATAGAGTCAAACAATTAGATCTGTTTTTGTCCTTGTTTGATATCAACGTGTCTCAAAACGTTGATGTTCTATTccggaaaaaaatatatgtgcGCATATAAACttgtcatttattcatcacatcaAACGACAATGACCAACCATGGTCAGGTACGCGCATCGCGTCACCAGCTGTAAAGGTGTCAAGGTAAAAATCGCTATGCAGTAAAGGGGCTCATGTTTCGACATTGCCGATAAAGTTGacagttatatatttttttcgtaAGGTGTCTATACCTAGCTTATAATGCTTGATAGGGTAATTTTGTGGTCAGTAAATGTCTCATTTGATGGTCATTGCGTCATACTGACGCAATAAAAGACAGAATATGTTAAGAATAAGGATATTGTCGATTAATTTCCTTTAGAATGTTAACTTGAACTGTATAGTTTGGAAATTTAATACCATTtattatcacatgtttatcgtATCATTTGCTCAGACCATccgaaatcaaatatttttcaacgtGTTATGGTTTTATTCTtataaaatgacataattttattttctaatgaaAGATAAGTTTTTCGATATCCTTACCTCTGATTTTCTCAGTTCATCATTTTGCTAAGCTGTAGTGACATATAGTCCTTCAGACAACAACCAATGCCAGCAGGACTACATTTCATCAGGTTTGGCATACGGTATTGTCTGATTGAAAGCAAGTTACAGATGTTTCCGGTGCGGCAAGGGATGGCTTTAACTCCTTCAGTTTCTTTGCAAAGAGTGTATGGATTGTTAAGGAGGCGCATCATCATGGACCCAACTCCACTACCACCGGCACCGCCGGCTCCGGATAAAGCCATCAAAGCCATTGGGTTTCCTTGTACATCTGAAACAATATAGAAATCGTTTAAAATGAGTAAAACTCCTTAACTGCTTACATTGTAACTCTATACTTTTGTAATGACTATAAATATTTGGAATTCCCATTAACTCGCTTTGTTATCATTTTagatataaaagtttaaaaaaaaaataattgagatTATCCCATGTTAATCAACAGTTTATCGTGAAGATAATGGCAATACAAGTTGtgtatttttacataattatcatCATGTGAAAAACAGAATGAACAATGACAGTTTATGATTTACAACaaatggttatacatgtatatatcatatgTACACATTGATAAACATTCGACAAATTTGGAAAGGCACAACGAATACCGCCACCTAAAATGACGACATTTTACAATACAAGGAACCTGCCTCAAGACGCCACATTGATGAAtaatatatttgcaatattataaaggaaaaatcaagaaaccatatgaatatatatctttaaaatctacatttcaaaagaaatttgggaataacaacaaaattatcaaattaaacgATCCCAAATAATGCAACAAAATATACTAAAATTGGAAATGTTTCGACTTTCTATAGGAGAAAATCTAAGGTTTGTCGTTTCTATAAGAAATTTTAAGCTACCAATGAATATATTTAGCTGTCACCAAACACTGGTCTTACCGCCAGAGCTAAGAGCCAATAGAAGGCCTAAATTTCGTTGTGCGGCTGTAAATAAAATGGCGACCTTTCCCGACATTAAATGTGcatacaatgataaaaaaaaaaggtgacaaaacgaaatttaaaaaaaacaaaccaaaaacatttttgcaaaaatattaGTATCCTCATATTATAGACATACGGAATTTCACAGATTTAGAAATGTCcaagagattaaaaaaaacggTAAAAATAATCCGGGGAAGATATAAAAACAGATGAGAACGTTCATATCCAAAGTGTGAAACTTACAAGTAGTACAACTGAAAACGGCCAAAGCGAGGACAATTTCCTTGATCATGGTGTCTGAGGTTGGGAGAGTGGAGGGTGATGGTTCGTTACCGCCGACTGTACGTGACCCACAGTGCCCGGGCATTAGCTGGTCCGTCTTTTTATACATCCATTGTCTCCCATCCCATTTATGACACTTTATTGCAAAGGTTTGGTCACATCATTATACAGGGTCAGAGGTCAAAGTTCGAAGTCTCTATAcaggatttctttttctttctttttggcGGACATTtggcatatttttttattatgtgtcATCGTCAAATGTAATAGTATATGCCAGTATTTTCTCgccaaatgtatatacatgtaaaggatAAAGAATATTTGATGTGTTATTGCTCatgatttgtttgtttataaggTATGTacggataaacaataaaaaagaaacattttgagCTACgataaattgtataaaaaacaaaaataaattttgtttcctAAACAAATGAATAGAGTTTATGCAAGCatagattaaacttttttttcccgTGGAGAAAAttggttgataaaaatatttaaaaaaagggatatttttaaagatgttagTAATTTAATCATCGACTAACTAAAGATAACTGCTTCTTCCTATCAGGCTGTCCAAAAAACCGCAATATTTAGCATAATAGGGAGGAGGGGTGTTGCGGGTGTGGAAGAGGGTGTGAATAATTGGCTGTAAATTAAACATAAAGAATACGCCTTTCATGTACTGACAGAATCTGACAGAATCTCTCATTTCAATCACTAAcaataaaactttgaaaatgcGAATTCTGTAATAAAACATAAGGGGCAGGGGGAGAGGGGTGTACTTTGCAACGTGCTTAGGGGGAACTCTTCTTGGGGAAgaagatttatttttatgacaCTGATGTATATGAAAGCTCTAATTCGTTTTATGGCGATTCCGTGTGATTTGCGCAAAAGTTGTGCATGCGCTGTCATGTGCGCACGCTGCTCAAAATGATTGATAATGTCATGAATCTGTCACTCCCCCTTCCCGCATATTTAATCTTTACAGTCAGTTTTCAGACTTACATTGTACTTCATAATCACTGTCCAGATggtctttatcatttttttttatttatctggCATGCTGTGGGTCTTGTTTTCCTCACGCCATCTTGAACATGATGCACATTTTAGATGTGATGTAATGATTGTATTCATATGAATACGTTATTGCTTTATACCCCATCCCCCTTCTCTATCATAACcgacatttttaaaactttgaagtAGTTTAAAGGATGCGTGTATATGTTTTCCCCATCTAATATGTATTCAAGAAGTATCTTTAAATGTACgagttgtttgtttttttttctatttgtcatgttgtaaatttagaatttaCTGAGTGGgttgttgtcatgttgtaaattttgtatttacacccacccagtaaattaaaaatttacaacatgacagtttCCTGCGCGGATCCGGATAAAAAGATTACAAAGCCGCTTCTAGTCAgctgcggggggggggggggggggggggaggaggagAGAGGGGGAGGGGctattttctgtaattttattAGTGAAGTTTGCACCACGATAACCCTCCTTAATATCAATTGCAGATTCGTATTTTTTAGCATTAGATTGATCAAAACGATGATATTAATTACGACATCTGTTATTGCAAATTTCTATATATCACCAGTCATATTCAGGTACATGGTAAATAACTACAACGTTAAATAGTTACAATACTTTAGGAAAAGAAATCTTAGCAAAGGTGAAGCTAGGGATTAACAATACACAAAACATCCCAAAATCAATTTATCAGCTAAGGGTCTTTATCTAAATTACTGGATTTACGAAAATtcacagattaaagtgtaaaatctGCAAATTaatgtgtaaaaaaagaaagaaaaaagcgTCAATGTGGCACTATATAATACGCTTTCGAACaaagttaaaaagaaaataaatgtttttttaaaaaggtaataTTTCAATGAGTTCCAATGATACTTCTGTAAGTTTGAAATCCGAAAGTTTCTTAACTTTAAATCTACATCTTAAATATCACGCCCTTGGTACATCGTATTTAATTAAAGCATGTCGTAGACAGCGAAAGTGTTTGTAGAATGTCCTCCAGTAACGAAATGACAAATATTATACCTCAGCAGCTATTATGGTACGTTACGACACCTTAACACGGCGGCTATAAACGGCGAACGCTGCATGTTCGAGGTGACAAGAAATAGCAAAGAATAAAAACGGACCTACGTTCAAGATGACCAATGGCGTGAGATGATGGATGTTAATGGCTTGATGGTGCGTGAGGTAGGACAAATGATAAAATGGGCTGCTAAAACAGActctgaatatatatatatatatatatatatatatatatatatatatatatatatatatatatatatatagatatagatatagatatagatgaTAAAATGGGCTGCTAAAACAGActctgaatatatatatatatatatatatatatatatatatatatatatatatatatatatagatatagatatagatatagatatatatatatatatagagaggtCGTGTtccaattaattaataattaatatacaatcatgtatgaTCCTCTAAAATTAGAGGACGAAGGGCACGCGCAGTGAAGGTCAAAATGATGACAACTGAACTAACTTGTGTAAGGaattctaaacacaaaaaattcGATCTAATTTATggcaaacatttttaacaacAGTCAACCGAGTTTGTTCATATGGACAtgtgaaatttaaattcattgctcttctgtaatttttaattactgttatgtattaattcatttcaaaattgttgTGACAGAGCTTTAGTTcctttgttttgctttttgttttttgttttgttttgctttgattttttttttttacatggttTCTTGCAATTAAACcatgccttttaaaaaaatgcaaggTCACTGTAAAATTTGGAAAATGTTAATTCATAACCAATTTTCctggaatttttttcaaaaacaataa from Crassostrea angulata isolate pt1a10 chromosome 7, ASM2561291v2, whole genome shotgun sequence includes:
- the LOC128155640 gene encoding uncharacterized protein LOC128155640, which encodes MYKKTDQLMPGHCGSRTVGGNEPSPSTLPTSDTMIKEIVLALAVFSCTTSAQRNLGLLLALSSGDVQGNPMALMALSGAGGAGGSGVGSMMMRLLNNPYTLCKETEGVKAIPCRTGNICNLLSIRQYRMPNLMKCSPAGIGCCLKDYMSLQLSKMMN